One window of Desulfovibrio subterraneus genomic DNA carries:
- a CDS encoding 4Fe-4S dicluster domain-containing protein yields MPKKKKGQTLVCVYPDWCKGCGICVAFCPGKVLEMSALGKAEPVRPEDCINCGFCELHCPDFAISIRPREDGATCPSFPSGPPTNGEAC; encoded by the coding sequence ATGCCAAAGAAAAAGAAAGGGCAGACACTGGTGTGTGTGTACCCGGATTGGTGTAAAGGGTGCGGTATTTGTGTCGCATTCTGTCCGGGAAAGGTGCTGGAAATGAGCGCATTGGGCAAGGCGGAGCCCGTGCGTCCGGAAGACTGCATCAATTGTGGCTTCTGTGAACTGCACTGTCCAGATTTTGCAATCTCCATCCGGCCACGGGAGGATGGAGCAACCTGTCCGTCGTTCCCTTCCGGCCCTCCAACCAACGGTGAGGCTTGCTGA
- a CDS encoding gamma-glutamyltransferase family protein yields the protein MVAASQPQAVAAGLDMLRAKGSAADAAVAVAAVLAVVEPCSTGIGGDAFALCFDAATGTVHALNGSGRSGAQFTLDKVLALEVEEMPLYHGISVTVPGACAAWCALHERFGKLPLEQVLAPAIRLARDGFCVGPVTSELWSQAEALRKHTTSSPLLANGRAPLPGERVRNPHMAKVLQAVASHGKQAFYEGELAGRMAAAVQAAGGVLQPEDFAACTADWVTPLSTEYRGIRVHECPPNGQGIVALSALGILGHTDHADHAPLSPERLHRQIEALRLAFADARRYVCDPAHAELDYNTLLAPDYTAQRAARIQPDKRNAAVMHGTPEAGSDTVQFCVTDRDGNAISMVNSVYGNFGSGIVPEGLGFALQNRGCNFTLVEGHPNCAGPSKRPYHTIIPCMTTRQDGSLHSAMGVMGGFMQPQGHVQVISALLDDGCDPQSALDRLRFCINPDGSVALEEGLPEETIETLAAMRHTVNLCQGHDRKLFGRGQVILRTEEGFYAAGSDPRADGCAFGI from the coding sequence ATGGTTGCAGCCTCACAACCACAAGCCGTGGCCGCCGGTCTGGACATGCTGCGCGCAAAAGGAAGTGCAGCAGATGCAGCTGTAGCCGTGGCCGCCGTACTGGCGGTGGTGGAACCCTGCTCCACCGGTATAGGTGGCGACGCCTTTGCCCTGTGCTTTGATGCCGCAACCGGCACCGTGCACGCACTGAACGGTTCCGGCAGAAGCGGTGCGCAATTCACCCTCGACAAGGTGCTGGCGCTTGAGGTTGAAGAGATGCCCCTGTACCACGGCATTTCTGTAACCGTCCCCGGCGCATGCGCCGCGTGGTGCGCCCTGCATGAACGTTTCGGCAAGCTGCCGCTTGAGCAGGTACTGGCTCCTGCCATCCGTCTGGCGCGCGACGGGTTCTGCGTCGGTCCCGTAACCAGCGAGCTCTGGTCGCAGGCAGAAGCGCTGCGCAAACACACAACAAGCTCCCCTCTGCTGGCAAACGGCAGAGCACCGCTTCCCGGCGAGCGCGTTCGCAACCCGCACATGGCAAAAGTTCTGCAGGCTGTTGCATCTCACGGCAAACAAGCCTTTTACGAAGGCGAGCTTGCCGGACGCATGGCCGCTGCGGTGCAGGCAGCCGGTGGCGTGCTGCAGCCGGAAGACTTTGCAGCCTGCACTGCGGATTGGGTTACGCCATTATCAACGGAATATCGCGGCATCCGCGTGCATGAGTGCCCACCCAACGGGCAAGGCATTGTGGCCCTTTCCGCACTCGGCATTCTCGGCCATACCGACCATGCCGACCACGCCCCGCTTTCGCCCGAGCGCCTGCACAGACAGATAGAGGCCCTGCGCCTCGCCTTTGCCGATGCCCGCCGGTATGTATGCGACCCTGCCCATGCAGAGCTGGACTACAACACCCTGCTCGCTCCCGACTATACGGCGCAGCGTGCCGCACGCATTCAGCCTGACAAGCGCAATGCCGCCGTAATGCACGGTACGCCTGAAGCAGGCAGCGACACCGTGCAGTTCTGCGTAACCGACCGCGACGGTAATGCCATTTCCATGGTCAACTCCGTCTACGGAAATTTCGGCAGCGGCATCGTTCCCGAAGGTCTGGGCTTTGCCCTGCAGAACAGAGGATGCAACTTCACGCTTGTGGAAGGGCATCCCAACTGCGCGGGACCCTCCAAGCGGCCCTATCACACCATCATTCCCTGCATGACCACCCGGCAGGACGGTTCGCTGCACTCCGCCATGGGTGTCATGGGGGGCTTCATGCAGCCGCAGGGCCATGTTCAGGTCATCAGCGCCCTGCTTGATGACGGATGCGATCCCCAGAGTGCGCTGGACAGGTTGCGGTTCTGCATAAACCCGGACGGCTCCGTGGCGCTGGAAGAAGGTCTTCCCGAAGAAACCATTGAAACGCTGGCCGCCATGCGCCACACAGTCAACCTCTGTCAGGGACATGATCGCAAACTCTTCGGCCGAGGGCAGGTCATTCTGCGCACTGAAGAAGGGTTCTACGCCGCCGGCAGCGACCCGCGCGCAGACGGCTGCGCCTTTGGCATCTAA
- a CDS encoding 2-oxoacid:ferredoxin oxidoreductase subunit beta, producing MAEVTQLIHDYLRHNKKFPHVFCPGCGHGIILGSLIRSVHALQLPKDDVVIVAGIGCSGRMAVYVDFNTVHTTHGRALTFATGIKMANPKLKVICVMGDGDALSIGGNHLIHAARRNIGVTALILNNYIYGMTGGQCSPATPFGDNSMTTPHGSLEQPFDTVDLVTAAGANYVARGTSFHARMLDGLIMDAIMHPGFSVVEALSPCPTQYGRKNKFKGTVSMYEWLKKNTVKLENRKEDDTRIPIGVFRNDNRPGLEERYASLKQRIMHKGQPEPKEQVSPKAEAEPIVEGVAEKPVDAPKEQK from the coding sequence ATGGCAGAAGTAACACAGCTTATCCACGACTACCTGCGGCATAACAAGAAATTCCCGCACGTGTTTTGCCCCGGCTGCGGGCATGGCATCATTCTTGGTTCCCTTATCCGCAGCGTGCATGCCCTGCAGCTGCCCAAGGATGATGTGGTCATCGTTGCCGGTATCGGCTGCTCGGGGCGTATGGCGGTATATGTGGACTTCAACACCGTTCATACCACCCACGGACGCGCCCTGACCTTTGCTACCGGCATCAAGATGGCCAACCCCAAGCTCAAGGTCATCTGCGTCATGGGCGACGGCGATGCTCTTTCCATAGGCGGCAACCATCTCATCCATGCTGCGCGGCGCAATATCGGCGTAACCGCGCTCATCCTGAACAACTACATCTACGGCATGACGGGCGGGCAGTGTTCTCCCGCCACACCGTTCGGCGACAACTCCATGACCACTCCGCATGGTTCGCTGGAGCAGCCCTTCGATACGGTTGATCTGGTGACGGCGGCCGGTGCCAACTATGTGGCGCGCGGTACCTCCTTCCATGCCCGCATGCTCGACGGCCTGATAATGGACGCCATAATGCACCCCGGTTTCTCGGTTGTCGAAGCGCTGTCTCCCTGTCCTACGCAGTATGGGCGCAAGAACAAGTTCAAGGGAACAGTGAGCATGTATGAATGGCTCAAAAAGAATACGGTGAAGCTCGAAAACCGCAAGGAAGACGACACCCGCATTCCCATCGGTGTGTTCCGCAATGATAACAGGCCCGGACTTGAAGAGCGTTATGCCTCGCTCAAGCAAAGGATAATGCACAAGGGGCAGCCCGAGCCCAAGGAACAGGTTTCGCCCAAGGCTGAAGCCGAACCTATTGTTGAGGGTGTTGCGGAAAAGCCTGTTGATGCGCCAAAGGAGCAGAAGTAA
- a CDS encoding transglutaminase-like domain-containing protein, whose translation MPSRLFPALPHRLAFMVIMAVLLACGTAGKDAHARNVRVRGNMDSLISFELSKTVIDTDAASTFHLSFVVPKSYSSPTFSQVVHDFNLQFTPQPDKQTTYTDNRGNEIVEGQWNTPPSAVTAQVRFKAANTTKLGTLRSTAPFPVVNIPREAVDYLFGSEQVQTDDPRIRDLARELTTGAQTQYDAVQRICEWIVDNVRYVNPPQRFDALFSLDTGTGNCQNFSHLAAALMRTVGIPVRVVNGITLDEPYDIALSGDVMRTRMGLGRHSWIEVWFPDLGWTPYNPQSTAMFIANRFIRIEVGLDNRETVNDSKVKWITRRGSTRRPNVQEVFASEFGSDSVSLTGKEYADGPLKRLMLPVVEAGTPVAAIPDSDPPAQEGRKTGQKARRHAGKTTEPDATYPAKPPRLKPRTTTGKAGKTQLKKGAAVALGNMDFPQNIDFSTYSDAPETLNGVMTLNRNFMVETAEYATTRLRQYAQVFTLPRALSLKDISLALHRYGGGGSLWIDLMEDDAGKPGELVATSEIIPVSGISMRPGYRWVTFPFRLHTASLGQNTLTLKSGNYWIGLGYTGDPVINWFFTYGKPVGPEGGTRFRDALLSDWGGALSYEFNYRVRGVVR comes from the coding sequence ATGCCCTCCCGACTGTTTCCAGCCCTGCCGCACCGCCTCGCCTTTATGGTCATCATGGCCGTGCTCCTTGCGTGTGGCACGGCAGGCAAGGATGCCCATGCCCGCAACGTCAGGGTGCGTGGCAACATGGATTCGCTCATCAGCTTTGAACTATCCAAGACCGTCATAGACACGGATGCCGCCAGCACCTTCCATCTGAGCTTCGTAGTGCCCAAGTCCTACAGCTCGCCAACGTTCAGCCAAGTTGTGCACGACTTCAATCTGCAGTTTACGCCCCAGCCGGACAAGCAGACTACCTACACGGATAACAGGGGCAACGAGATTGTCGAAGGCCAATGGAATACCCCGCCCTCTGCCGTCACCGCGCAGGTACGATTCAAGGCAGCCAACACGACAAAGTTAGGAACGCTCCGCTCCACTGCGCCCTTTCCCGTTGTCAATATTCCACGCGAGGCAGTTGATTACCTTTTCGGCTCCGAACAGGTGCAGACGGATGATCCCCGCATCCGTGACCTTGCGCGAGAACTGACGACAGGCGCACAGACGCAGTACGATGCCGTGCAGCGCATCTGCGAGTGGATTGTGGACAACGTGCGGTACGTCAATCCGCCCCAACGGTTCGACGCACTGTTCTCGCTGGATACCGGTACCGGCAACTGCCAGAACTTCTCGCACCTCGCAGCCGCCCTCATGCGCACGGTCGGCATCCCGGTTCGTGTCGTCAACGGCATCACGCTGGACGAACCTTACGACATTGCCCTTTCCGGCGATGTAATGCGAACCCGCATGGGCCTTGGCCGGCACTCATGGATTGAGGTCTGGTTCCCCGACCTTGGCTGGACACCCTACAATCCCCAGAGCACGGCCATGTTCATTGCCAACCGTTTCATCCGCATAGAAGTGGGCCTCGACAACAGGGAAACGGTGAACGACAGCAAGGTCAAATGGATAACCCGCAGAGGCAGCACCAGACGCCCGAATGTGCAGGAGGTATTTGCTTCGGAATTCGGCAGTGACTCTGTGTCCCTGACAGGAAAGGAATATGCGGACGGACCGCTCAAACGACTCATGCTGCCTGTCGTGGAAGCCGGAACACCCGTGGCCGCAATACCGGATTCAGACCCCCCCGCACAGGAAGGACGCAAAACCGGCCAGAAGGCCCGCCGCCATGCCGGCAAAACGACAGAGCCCGATGCAACATATCCGGCCAAGCCTCCCCGCTTAAAGCCCCGCACGACCACGGGCAAGGCAGGCAAAACACAATTGAAGAAAGGGGCCGCCGTTGCCTTGGGCAATATGGACTTTCCTCAGAACATAGATTTTTCAACCTACTCGGACGCTCCTGAAACACTGAACGGGGTAATGACGCTGAACCGCAACTTCATGGTGGAAACAGCGGAATATGCAACCACACGGCTGCGGCAGTATGCGCAGGTATTCACCCTGCCCCGCGCCCTGTCGCTTAAGGACATAAGCCTTGCCCTGCACCGGTACGGTGGAGGCGGCTCACTGTGGATAGACCTGATGGAGGACGATGCGGGCAAGCCGGGAGAGCTCGTCGCCACAAGCGAAATCATCCCCGTTTCAGGCATATCCATGCGGCCAGGCTACCGGTGGGTCACCTTTCCTTTCAGACTGCATACAGCTTCGCTTGGGCAGAACACGCTCACGCTCAAGTCCGGCAACTACTGGATAGGACTGGGCTATACGGGCGACCCCGTTATCAACTGGTTCTTCACCTACGGCAAACCCGTTGGGCCGGAAGGCGGCACACGGTTCCGCGATGCGCTGCTCTCGGACTGGGGCGGCGCACTGAGCTACGAATTCAATTACAGAGTCCGGGGCGTGGTGCGATAA
- a CDS encoding 2-oxoacid:acceptor oxidoreductase subunit alpha, which yields MATIRKKRKKVEVFAQGNEAIAEGALLAGCTFFGGYPITPSTEIMEVMSQRLPMTEDGVFIQMEDEIASMGAIIGASLAGRKSMTATSGPGFSLMQEHIGYACMVEAPLVVVNVMRGGPSTGLPTSPAQGDVQMARWGTHGDHSIIVLSASTVQECFEMTVVAFNMAEKYRTPVILLIDEVTAHTREKIVIPDSEELEILSRMTPTVPPEWFKPYAEATRAVPAMAPIGSGYRIHVTGLTHDNMGFPSSRPDEVNEAMKRLFRKIDQFYGDIMMVDEFMCEDAEVAVIAYGSVARSAHYAVEQARERGVKAGLLTLKTLFPFARPAVEKLCRRCRHVLVPEMNMGQISREVKRVNNGLTRVRTLNRVDGQIITPSEILKAIL from the coding sequence ATGGCTACAATCAGAAAGAAACGGAAAAAGGTCGAGGTGTTTGCTCAGGGCAACGAAGCCATAGCCGAAGGCGCTTTGCTTGCCGGATGCACTTTTTTTGGCGGGTATCCCATCACGCCCTCCACTGAAATCATGGAAGTTATGTCTCAGCGCCTTCCCATGACTGAAGATGGCGTGTTCATTCAGATGGAGGACGAAATTGCCAGTATGGGCGCCATTATCGGCGCATCGCTTGCGGGACGCAAGTCCATGACGGCAACGTCCGGCCCCGGTTTTTCTCTCATGCAGGAACACATAGGCTACGCCTGCATGGTCGAGGCACCGCTGGTTGTGGTCAACGTCATGCGCGGCGGCCCCAGCACCGGGCTTCCCACCAGCCCTGCACAAGGCGATGTGCAGATGGCACGCTGGGGAACCCATGGTGACCATTCCATAATCGTTCTTTCCGCATCTACCGTGCAGGAATGTTTTGAAATGACCGTTGTGGCGTTCAATATGGCGGAAAAGTACCGCACGCCGGTTATCCTGCTGATAGATGAAGTTACGGCGCATACCCGTGAAAAGATTGTCATTCCCGATTCCGAAGAGCTGGAAATCCTTTCCCGCATGACACCCACCGTGCCGCCGGAGTGGTTTAAGCCCTATGCCGAGGCCACCCGTGCAGTGCCTGCCATGGCGCCCATCGGCTCAGGCTACCGTATCCACGTGACCGGTCTTACCCATGACAATATGGGCTTCCCCTCTTCGCGTCCTGATGAAGTGAACGAAGCCATGAAGCGCTTGTTCCGCAAGATAGACCAGTTCTACGGCGATATCATGATGGTGGACGAGTTCATGTGCGAAGACGCCGAAGTGGCCGTCATCGCCTATGGCAGCGTGGCCCGTTCCGCCCATTATGCCGTGGAGCAGGCGCGTGAACGTGGCGTGAAGGCTGGTCTTCTCACACTGAAGACGCTGTTCCCCTTTGCCCGTCCTGCCGTGGAAAAGCTCTGCCGGCGCTGCCGGCATGTTCTGGTGCCTGAAATGAACATGGGACAGATTTCCCGTGAGGTGAAGCGTGTGAACAACGGCCTCACCCGCGTGCGGACTCTGAACCGGGTAGACGGCCAGATCATTACACCTTCTGAAATCCTCAAAGCAATACTGTAG